A part of Bacteroidales bacterium genomic DNA contains:
- a CDS encoding methyltransferase domain-containing protein has product MINSSETFKTYSKYYNIYIGTKTKDLEFYKSLTEKNSKIVEIGCGTGRILKFFLENDYLITGIDISHEMLELCKIDLDNYISSGKLLLFNHDFSVSSFNELFDTALITFFTFNYVKKPVSFLKNVYDSLNNKAIIIIDLYYPHVFLNKDIEDRWLIKELKDNQRIITLKEKRRMENNIEHRTQIFSENNVEETVRSERIYYSPHKIKKHLSNAGFINIRYSLTHNKNNFVDNIEEIDIKEGNYVVTAEKSSNVPVEVIE; this is encoded by the coding sequence ATGATTAATTCATCAGAAACATTTAAAACCTATTCTAAATACTATAACATTTATATAGGAACTAAAACAAAAGACTTGGAATTCTACAAATCTTTAACTGAAAAAAACAGTAAAATTGTAGAAATAGGTTGCGGAACGGGAAGAATACTTAAGTTCTTTCTTGAAAATGATTATCTTATAACAGGAATTGACATTTCTCATGAAATGTTAGAGTTATGTAAAATTGACCTTGATAATTATATCTCATCAGGTAAATTATTATTATTTAACCATGATTTTTCGGTTTCTTCTTTTAACGAGTTATTTGATACAGCTTTAATAACTTTTTTTACTTTTAATTATGTTAAAAAACCTGTGAGTTTTTTAAAAAATGTTTATGACTCTCTAAATAATAAAGCAATTATTATAATTGATTTATACTACCCTCATGTTTTCCTCAATAAAGATATTGAAGACAGATGGTTGATTAAAGAATTAAAAGATAATCAAAGAATTATTACATTAAAAGAAAAACGACGGATGGAAAATAATATTGAACACCGAACTCAAATATTTTCAGAGAACAATGTTGAGGAAACAGTCCGTTCTGAAAGAATATATTACAGCCCTCATAAAATTAAGAAACACCTGAGCAATGCGGGATTTATAAATATCCGATACTCTTTAACTCATAATAAGAATAATTTTGTTGATAATATTGAGGAAATTGATATAAAAGAAGGAAATTATGTTGTAACAGCAGAAAAATCAAGCAATGTCCCAGTTGAAGTAATAGAATAA